A section of the Roseivirga sp. BDSF3-8 genome encodes:
- a CDS encoding DUF3098 domain-containing protein — protein sequence MSEKDNLAFGKKNYVLMLVGIGIIIAGFTIMSLDNEPHGFGFLGLTLGPIIVMAGFIFEFFAIFYKSKSE from the coding sequence ATGAGTGAGAAAGATAATCTTGCATTCGGAAAAAAGAACTATGTGTTAATGCTGGTAGGCATTGGCATTATCATCGCTGGCTTTACCATCATGAGTCTTGATAATGAGCCTCATGGGTTTGGATTCCTGGGTCTGACCCTGGGTCCTATCATAGTAATGGCAGGATTTATTTTTGAGTTTTTTGCTATTTTTTACAAATCGAAGAGTGAATGA
- a CDS encoding undecaprenyl-diphosphate phosphatase → MTIIEALILGIVQGLTEFLPISSSGHIELGKFLLGIKVKDNLLFSVIVHFATALSTIVVFRKDIADLLKGLFAFQWNESTQYVSKLIISMIPVGLVGVFFEDQISAFFDGNILLVGAMLLVTGLLLTFTYYKKDTQKSVSYTKAFIIGITQAIAILPGISRSGTTIATALLLNVDKAKAARFSFLMVLAPIIGASLLKLKDYMEAGTGAGDISTTALLAGFIAAFVSGLLACQWMIAIVKRGKLIYFAIYCFIIGFIAILSMI, encoded by the coding sequence ATGACCATAATCGAAGCCCTCATTTTGGGCATCGTACAGGGGTTGACAGAGTTTTTGCCCATAAGCAGTAGCGGACATATAGAGCTGGGTAAATTCCTGCTCGGCATCAAAGTTAAGGACAATCTTTTGTTTTCAGTGATTGTTCATTTTGCCACTGCGCTCAGCACTATTGTAGTTTTCAGAAAAGATATTGCGGACCTCCTCAAAGGTCTGTTTGCTTTTCAATGGAATGAGTCTACCCAATACGTATCCAAACTGATAATATCGATGATCCCTGTCGGGCTTGTCGGTGTATTTTTTGAAGACCAGATCAGTGCGTTTTTTGACGGAAATATCCTGCTTGTCGGTGCTATGCTACTGGTTACCGGTTTGCTCCTTACGTTTACCTATTATAAAAAGGACACTCAAAAATCGGTTTCCTATACCAAGGCATTTATCATAGGGATAACTCAGGCAATCGCTATTCTTCCGGGAATAAGCCGAAGCGGGACTACCATAGCTACGGCTCTTCTGCTCAATGTAGATAAGGCCAAGGCGGCCAGGTTCTCATTTCTAATGGTGCTGGCCCCAATAATTGGTGCCTCACTTTTAAAGTTAAAGGACTACATGGAGGCTGGCACTGGCGCAGGAGATATCTCAACCACTGCTTTACTTGCAGGCTTCATCGCAGCCTTTGTGTCAGGCTTGCTGGCTTGCCAATGGATGATAGCCATAGTTAAACGCGGAAAGCTTATCTATTTTGCTATCTACTGTTTCATTATTGGCTTTATTGCCATCCTTAGCATGATCTGA
- the truB gene encoding tRNA pseudouridine(55) synthase TruB yields the protein MDNSFDFQAGEVLLIDKPMEWTSFDVVKKVRGMTRVKKVGHAGTLDPLATGLLIICTGKKTKSIEGYQAQEKEYEATMRLGVTSESHDLEQELTEQIDVSHITAEEVEKLKETFTGDILQIPPMHSAVKVDGKRAYSLARKGKEVKIDPRQVTIRELEFQDITLPEVTFRVVCTKGTYIRSLVRDMGEKLGAGAVMTSLRRTRIGEFDVNNAWELKELEAKIKGRAE from the coding sequence ATGGATAATTCGTTTGATTTTCAGGCCGGAGAAGTTCTGCTAATCGACAAGCCTATGGAGTGGACTTCTTTTGACGTAGTCAAAAAGGTTCGGGGTATGACCCGCGTCAAGAAAGTCGGTCATGCTGGTACGTTAGACCCTCTGGCTACAGGTCTCCTTATTATATGTACAGGTAAAAAGACGAAAAGCATAGAAGGGTATCAGGCACAGGAAAAGGAATATGAAGCTACCATGAGACTGGGCGTTACCTCAGAATCTCATGACCTGGAACAGGAACTTACTGAGCAAATTGATGTCTCCCACATTACTGCTGAGGAGGTGGAAAAGTTGAAAGAAACTTTTACCGGGGACATTTTACAAATACCGCCTATGCACAGCGCGGTTAAGGTAGATGGTAAACGGGCCTACAGTCTGGCCCGAAAAGGCAAAGAAGTAAAAATAGATCCCCGTCAGGTGACTATACGCGAGCTTGAATTTCAGGACATAACTCTTCCTGAGGTAACTTTCAGGGTGGTTTGCACGAAAGGAACCTATATACGAAGTCTGGTGCGGGACATGGGAGAAAAACTAGGTGCCGGTGCGGTAATGACTTCACTCCGGAGAACCCGGATTGGCGAGTTTGATGTCAATAATGCCTGGGAACTGAAAGAACTGGAAGCAAAGATAAAAGGTAGAGCAGAATGA
- a CDS encoding bifunctional riboflavin kinase/FAD synthetase — translation MKIYRSAEGFKKLTNPVVTSGTFDGVHIGHQKILERVREVARQTGGETVLITFWPHPRLILNPDDDSLKLLSTFEEKSALLEKFGIDHLIQIPFTKEFSQTTSEEFIRHILIDTIGTKRLVIGYDHRFGRNREGSFEHLQANSDRYGFKVEEISRQDIDDSAVSSTKTRKALTSGDVATATGFLGRPYTLTGEVVHGDKIGRQLGYPTANIRPHYSYKLIPAHGIYAVEVDVQGTRYGGMLNIGTRPTFNGKRETIEVYLFDFDRVIYGEELTLHFIHRVRDEVAFGSKEALIEAMKNDEVESRKVLGLSK, via the coding sequence ATGAAAATATACCGCAGCGCGGAAGGCTTCAAGAAGCTAACCAATCCGGTAGTTACGAGCGGCACCTTCGATGGCGTCCATATTGGCCACCAAAAAATACTCGAACGCGTACGGGAGGTGGCTCGCCAGACAGGAGGAGAAACGGTATTGATTACATTCTGGCCTCACCCGCGCCTCATTCTAAACCCGGATGATGACTCGCTAAAGCTTCTATCGACATTTGAAGAAAAGTCAGCCTTACTTGAGAAATTCGGTATAGACCATCTTATACAGATCCCCTTTACTAAAGAATTCAGTCAGACAACTTCAGAGGAGTTCATTCGCCACATCCTTATTGATACGATAGGCACTAAACGGTTAGTGATCGGTTATGATCATCGTTTTGGCAGAAATCGTGAAGGAAGTTTTGAACACTTACAGGCGAACTCTGATAGATATGGCTTTAAAGTAGAAGAAATATCCCGGCAGGACATAGACGACAGCGCTGTAAGCAGCACTAAAACCAGAAAAGCTCTGACCTCAGGTGATGTAGCCACTGCTACCGGTTTTCTGGGAAGGCCGTATACCCTGACCGGGGAAGTAGTGCATGGCGATAAAATTGGTCGTCAGCTAGGTTACCCCACGGCCAACATCCGGCCTCATTATTCCTACAAACTGATTCCTGCTCATGGCATTTATGCTGTGGAGGTAGATGTACAAGGCACGCGGTACGGAGGAATGCTTAATATCGGTACCCGCCCTACCTTCAATGGCAAACGGGAAACGATAGAGGTCTACTTATTTGACTTTGACCGGGTTATTTACGGGGAGGAATTGACCCTTCACTTTATTCATCGGGTCCGGGATGAAGTGGCTTTCGGATCGAAAGAGGCTTTAATAGAAGCCATGAAGAACGACGAAGTGGAAAGTCGTAAGGTTCTCGGTCTTTCCAAATAA
- a CDS encoding CoA transferase subunit A: protein MIQKTVENAEAAVKDISDNMVLMLGGFGLCGIPENCISALLKSGVKGLTCISNNAGVDDFGIGLMLQSRQVKKMISSYVGENAEFERQLLQGELEVQLIPQGTLAERIRAGGAGIPAFFTPAGVGTEIAEGKEIREFHGKKYLMEEWLQADFALVKAWKGDTAGNLIFKGTARNFNPLMAAAGKITIAEVEELVPAGELNPNEIHTPGIYVQRIFQGSGYEKRIEQRTVREA, encoded by the coding sequence ATGATCCAGAAAACGGTAGAGAATGCAGAAGCTGCTGTAAAGGACATTAGCGATAATATGGTGCTAATGCTCGGCGGATTCGGCCTGTGTGGCATTCCGGAGAACTGTATAAGCGCCCTGCTCAAGTCAGGTGTCAAAGGCCTTACCTGCATTAGTAATAATGCGGGAGTAGACGACTTTGGAATAGGCTTGATGCTACAATCCAGGCAGGTAAAGAAAATGATATCCTCCTATGTAGGTGAGAATGCGGAATTTGAAAGACAGCTACTACAGGGTGAGCTGGAAGTTCAGCTTATTCCTCAAGGTACACTCGCAGAAAGAATCCGTGCAGGTGGCGCCGGTATACCCGCATTTTTCACGCCTGCCGGTGTGGGTACAGAAATAGCAGAAGGAAAAGAGATAAGAGAATTTCACGGTAAGAAATACCTGATGGAGGAGTGGCTGCAGGCTGACTTCGCCCTGGTAAAGGCCTGGAAGGGTGATACGGCAGGGAACCTTATATTTAAGGGTACGGCACGTAATTTTAATCCCCTGATGGCCGCAGCAGGAAAAATCACCATCGCAGAGGTGGAAGAGCTTGTGCCTGCCGGCGAACTCAATCCAAATGAGATACACACACCTGGTATCTATGTACAGCGAATATTCCAGGGCTCAGGTTACGAAAAACGTATCGAGCAACGAACTGTCCGCGAGGCATAA
- a CDS encoding 3-oxoacid CoA-transferase subunit B has product MALDKIGIAKRIAREISNGMYINLGIGIPTLVANYIPDDIEVVLQSENGLLGIGPFPTEEEVDADLINAGKQTVTMRPGSVLFDSSESFAMIRGGHVHLTILGAMEVSENGDIANWKIPGKMVKGMGGAMDLVASAENIIVAMQHRSRSGQSKLLKECTLPITGIKCVKKIVTDLAVLDVLPEGGFTLVERAPGVSVDEIKEATEGKLVVEGDVPEMII; this is encoded by the coding sequence ATGGCTTTAGATAAAATCGGAATTGCCAAAAGAATTGCCCGCGAGATCAGCAATGGCATGTATATCAACCTGGGCATAGGCATTCCTACCTTAGTGGCAAACTACATCCCTGATGATATAGAGGTCGTGCTACAATCTGAAAACGGGTTACTGGGCATAGGTCCCTTCCCTACTGAGGAAGAAGTTGATGCTGACCTTATCAATGCCGGAAAGCAGACTGTGACTATGCGTCCTGGTTCGGTCTTGTTTGACAGTTCAGAAAGCTTTGCCATGATCCGGGGTGGTCATGTGCACCTTACTATTTTAGGTGCGATGGAGGTATCTGAAAATGGAGATATTGCAAACTGGAAAATACCTGGAAAGATGGTGAAGGGTATGGGGGGCGCAATGGACCTGGTGGCAAGTGCCGAAAACATCATCGTTGCAATGCAGCACCGGAGCCGGAGTGGCCAGAGTAAGCTTCTGAAGGAGTGTACTCTGCCCATCACGGGCATTAAGTGCGTAAAGAAAATAGTGACAGACCTCGCGGTACTGGACGTACTTCCTGAAGGAGGCTTTACGCTGGTAGAAAGAGCACCCGGCGTATCAGTAGACGAAATAAAGGAAGCCACCGAAGGAAAACTAGTCGTGGAAGGTGACGTGCCGGAGATGATTATATAG
- a CDS encoding phage holin family protein: MMDIIITILVNAVVFLLASKVMSSVYLRSFGTAIWVAILFGIIGWLLGWLFTFLVNALTLGIFWITGLSIVIRIIVNAIVIEIVDKLSSGFDTKGFSPNIILAILIAIAGALTDYLLYST; the protein is encoded by the coding sequence ATGATGGACATCATAATCACAATATTGGTAAATGCGGTGGTCTTTCTACTGGCATCCAAAGTAATGAGTAGTGTATACCTCCGCAGTTTTGGCACAGCCATTTGGGTAGCCATATTGTTCGGTATCATTGGCTGGTTGCTGGGCTGGCTGTTTACCTTTTTAGTGAATGCATTGACGCTAGGCATTTTCTGGATAACAGGACTTAGTATCGTTATCAGAATTATCGTAAACGCGATTGTTATTGAAATTGTCGATAAACTCAGCAGTGGATTCGACACTAAAGGATTCAGCCCGAATATCATACTGGCCATACTGATAGCAATTGCAGGTGCACTGACGGATTACCTCCTTTACAGCACGTAA
- a CDS encoding metallophosphoesterase, with product MRLFALSDIHSDFPENYKWIANLSHQDYTEDVLIMAGDIGHDLKVVKDTFRILTAKFKKVFFIPGNHDLWTVNYAGDSLDKEKELISMAIDAGVETRPRVIGDTYIVPLYAWYDFSFGELTPKLRDAWQDFVWCRWPDSMDMEAVTKHFLDRNKSQVRTPEASRVVTYSHYLPRIDVMPTYIPDHHRIVYPVLGTNKLDKQVRAFGADVHIYGHSHVNRETTIDGVTYINNALGYPQETRICRRELFDLSTLSGM from the coding sequence ATGCGTCTATTTGCCCTGTCTGATATTCATTCTGATTTCCCTGAAAATTATAAATGGATTGCCAACCTGAGTCATCAGGACTATACGGAAGATGTTCTGATAATGGCTGGAGATATAGGTCATGACCTGAAAGTGGTAAAGGATACGTTTAGAATTCTTACCGCTAAGTTCAAAAAGGTGTTTTTTATACCAGGAAATCATGACCTCTGGACAGTGAACTATGCGGGAGACAGTCTGGATAAGGAAAAAGAACTGATCTCAATGGCTATAGATGCAGGGGTGGAAACCCGGCCACGCGTTATAGGGGATACGTATATAGTACCTCTCTATGCCTGGTATGATTTCAGTTTTGGTGAACTTACCCCTAAGCTCAGAGATGCGTGGCAGGACTTCGTCTGGTGCAGATGGCCCGACAGCATGGACATGGAGGCCGTCACCAAGCACTTTTTAGATCGAAATAAGTCTCAGGTCAGAACGCCGGAAGCCTCCAGAGTTGTAACCTACAGCCACTACCTGCCCCGGATTGATGTTATGCCTACGTACATTCCTGATCACCATCGTATAGTTTATCCGGTACTAGGTACCAATAAGCTGGATAAGCAGGTGCGGGCTTTCGGAGCCGATGTCCATATTTACGGACATAGTCACGTAAACAGGGAAACGACAATCGATGGGGTTACCTATATTAATAATGCACTAGGCTACCCCCAGGAAACAAGGATATGCAGACGGGAACTGTTTGATCTGTCAACCCTTTCAGGGATGTAA
- a CDS encoding YtxH domain-containing protein yields the protein MRNTTDKRKEQVHDILDNFGRYFKNRVGALWGGQEIVPEPKKDNTLEIVTLTLGGFVVGFAGAVLLAAKSGEETRAEISSALRKSGSQIADKTNKEVYKLHDSADNALKRLKKATKH from the coding sequence ATGAGAAATACCACAGATAAGCGCAAAGAGCAAGTGCACGATATATTAGATAATTTTGGAAGGTACTTCAAAAACAGGGTTGGTGCCCTTTGGGGGGGCCAGGAGATCGTGCCGGAACCTAAGAAAGATAATACTCTGGAGATTGTTACATTAACACTGGGAGGATTTGTCGTTGGGTTTGCCGGAGCAGTTCTATTGGCCGCCAAGTCTGGTGAAGAAACTCGTGCCGAAATTTCAAGTGCCTTGCGTAAAAGCGGCAGTCAGATAGCCGATAAAACGAATAAAGAAGTGTATAAGCTTCATGATTCAGCGGATAATGCCCTGAAAAGGCTCAAAAAAGCCACAAAGCATTAA
- a CDS encoding OmpA family protein has protein sequence MRKVIFLLFIFLYINTGWAQEIEEGYEEPTHELVKLGLNVNSRFNDSAPLVAPDGSTLYFFIANHPDNKYGVDNSQDIWYCRKDSTGNWSKAVRMEEPLNRNRFNQVMSISLNGNTLLIRGGEKKNSKGFSLTSRKDDGGWSDPVELDIPKYEDMDNGMFSGGFLSYDNEVLLMYFSERAKSKYSDIYASYKQDDGSWSEPEKLGDPINTHMDEFGPFLAPDNKTMYFASNRPGGYGNSDIYKTVRLDDTWKNWSEPENIGEPVNTGGFDAYYTIDAAGETAFTTRAYMSADGGGLDILGLVPIVKEPEPEPVITLSGMVLNAKTDDAVAADVRIDSVSIPYTTVQSDELDGFYETPLPSKGIYYFHIKEEGFIELFDSVAVEEPGEYGLTVMKNLYLTPLEVGVTVRLDRIYFDFDKTVLRPESYPELDRVVSLLMENPTLKIEIAGHTDNKGSDGYNETLSQGRADAVRDYLVQKTFEADRITAVGHGESKPEATNETDEGRQINRRVEFTILSK, from the coding sequence ATGAGAAAAGTTATATTTTTATTATTTATATTTCTATACATAAATACAGGGTGGGCCCAGGAAATTGAGGAGGGATATGAAGAACCAACTCATGAGCTTGTCAAGTTAGGCCTCAATGTAAACAGCCGCTTTAATGACTCAGCTCCCCTTGTTGCTCCGGATGGGTCCACGCTATATTTTTTTATTGCCAATCATCCAGATAATAAGTACGGAGTGGACAATAGCCAGGACATCTGGTACTGTCGTAAAGATTCTACAGGAAATTGGAGCAAAGCCGTCCGTATGGAGGAGCCCCTAAATAGAAACCGGTTCAATCAGGTAATGAGTATTTCCTTAAACGGGAATACCCTGCTCATCCGCGGAGGTGAAAAGAAAAACAGCAAGGGCTTTAGCCTTACCTCACGTAAAGATGATGGAGGCTGGAGTGACCCTGTTGAATTGGATATACCTAAGTACGAAGATATGGATAACGGCATGTTTTCCGGGGGTTTTCTGTCTTATGATAACGAGGTACTTCTTATGTACTTTAGTGAAAGAGCTAAGAGCAAATACAGTGACATATATGCCAGCTACAAGCAGGATGATGGTTCATGGAGCGAGCCTGAGAAGCTCGGTGACCCTATCAACACCCACATGGATGAGTTCGGGCCTTTTCTAGCTCCTGATAATAAAACCATGTACTTTGCGAGTAACCGCCCCGGCGGATATGGTAATAGCGATATTTATAAAACTGTAAGACTGGATGATACCTGGAAAAACTGGTCAGAGCCTGAAAATATTGGCGAACCTGTAAATACGGGAGGGTTCGACGCCTACTATACGATTGATGCTGCAGGCGAAACAGCTTTTACCACCAGGGCATACATGTCGGCTGATGGTGGGGGACTCGATATTCTCGGCCTGGTTCCTATTGTCAAAGAGCCTGAGCCGGAACCTGTCATTACCCTCAGCGGCATGGTACTTAATGCCAAAACTGATGATGCGGTTGCGGCAGATGTTCGCATAGATAGTGTGAGCATACCTTATACAACTGTCCAGTCTGATGAACTGGATGGTTTCTATGAAACACCACTACCATCTAAAGGCATCTATTACTTCCATATTAAAGAAGAAGGTTTTATTGAGCTTTTCGATAGTGTAGCGGTAGAGGAGCCGGGCGAGTATGGGCTAACCGTTATGAAAAACCTGTACCTTACCCCGCTGGAAGTCGGCGTGACGGTAAGGCTTGACAGAATATACTTCGATTTCGATAAAACAGTTTTACGTCCTGAATCCTATCCTGAGCTTGACAGAGTAGTCAGCTTATTAATGGAGAACCCCACGCTTAAGATTGAAATCGCCGGACATACAGATAATAAAGGATCTGACGGATATAATGAAACCTTATCACAGGGTAGGGCAGATGCTGTGCGTGATTACCTGGTGCAAAAGACCTTTGAAGCAGACAGAATTACCGCAGTGGGACACGGAGAGTCTAAGCCGGAAGCGACTAACGAAACTGATGAAGGCCGTCAGATTAATCGCCGCGTAGAGTTTACGATACTCAGCAAATAA
- a CDS encoding DUF692 family multinuclear iron-containing protein, whose product MITGTEKIRPTPETGAGRSVSLAVTYDQYDPPILETILRHADVVEIAPDSISRRINGRAQIDPRFIKQLQNLPSGKQIVVHGVGLSIGSVSGMNEDYLELLDILYGELPLAWHSEHLAFTTVNGENLMTMVAMPRTDESLDILSEHVHQLKERYAIPFLLENVAHVLPAFEPHYTEAAFLNKLCDQSGCGLVLDTFNLECDIDNYELNAESFLHELKMENVKEIHIANGPVKEGFKLDVHQFPTSERTRNFTTEVLKTPGCNPEAITFEILPELLPALGQEGLDKELKLLNRTFVKK is encoded by the coding sequence ATGATCACAGGCACCGAAAAGATACGTCCGACCCCGGAAACCGGGGCCGGACGTTCTGTTTCTCTGGCAGTTACCTATGATCAGTATGACCCGCCCATACTGGAAACTATACTGAGGCACGCAGATGTAGTTGAAATTGCTCCTGACTCGATATCACGCCGAATTAACGGCAGGGCTCAGATAGACCCCCGATTTATAAAACAACTTCAAAACCTTCCATCAGGTAAGCAAATAGTCGTTCATGGCGTTGGACTCAGTATAGGCTCTGTTTCAGGCATGAATGAGGATTACCTGGAACTACTGGATATTTTATACGGTGAATTACCTCTCGCATGGCATAGCGAACACCTGGCATTTACGACAGTAAACGGTGAAAACCTGATGACGATGGTCGCTATGCCCAGGACGGATGAAAGCCTTGATATCCTTTCAGAGCATGTACACCAGTTGAAAGAAAGGTATGCTATCCCGTTTTTACTTGAAAATGTAGCCCATGTGCTGCCGGCATTCGAACCACACTACACGGAAGCTGCATTTTTGAATAAGTTATGTGATCAAAGCGGCTGCGGATTGGTATTAGATACGTTTAACCTGGAATGTGACATTGATAATTATGAGCTGAACGCGGAGTCCTTTCTCCATGAACTCAAAATGGAAAACGTAAAGGAGATTCATATCGCTAACGGACCTGTGAAGGAAGGTTTTAAGTTGGATGTGCACCAGTTTCCTACTAGTGAGAGAACCAGAAACTTCACCACTGAGGTATTGAAGACACCTGGCTGTAACCCTGAAGCTATCACTTTTGAAATCCTGCCTGAACTACTCCCTGCCCTTGGCCAGGAAGGGCTGGATAAAGAGCTGAAGCTGTTGAACAGAACCTTTGTAAAAAAATGA
- a CDS encoding lycopene cyclase family protein: protein MNSKSKLYYDFVFSGGGCAGLSLAYRLAKSSLTFSAVIVDSSKKRENDRTWCFWEENNGPFENIIFRSWDHLSFFGTNGKQDLNLHPYRYKMLKGIDFYDYVYEFLKGDDRFSFLHTSIKELRNTDNGAEVLTDAGEISCRYVFNSALRPEFTPNSITYFQHFKGWFIKTSQGAFEPESATLMDFRIKQEPGEARFIYILPFSENEALIEFTVFSPALLPPESYNQALRSYISEYTSIKEPFKITHQEFGSIPMSEMQFDRVEGNIFHIGTAGGMAKASTGYTFTRIQKEADALVRLLEAGKKPIVPPGSKRFRLYDSTLLDVMANERYPAADVFSTLFKKNSPATVLKFLDEDTTILQDIRVMATVPLWPFLSGMLSSLRRYQTFR, encoded by the coding sequence TTGAATAGTAAAAGTAAACTATACTACGATTTTGTTTTTTCCGGCGGAGGATGCGCAGGTCTCTCATTAGCATACCGTTTGGCTAAGAGCAGTCTGACCTTCAGTGCAGTCATAGTTGATTCCAGTAAGAAACGGGAAAATGATCGTACCTGGTGTTTCTGGGAGGAAAACAACGGGCCTTTTGAAAATATCATCTTCCGGTCCTGGGACCATCTTAGCTTCTTTGGTACAAACGGTAAACAAGATCTGAATCTGCACCCCTACCGTTATAAAATGTTGAAAGGGATTGATTTTTATGACTACGTTTACGAGTTCCTGAAAGGGGATGATCGATTCTCTTTTCTTCATACTAGCATAAAAGAGCTCAGAAATACAGATAATGGCGCAGAAGTGCTTACAGATGCCGGAGAAATATCCTGTAGGTATGTTTTTAATAGTGCCTTACGGCCAGAGTTCACCCCAAATTCTATTACCTACTTTCAGCATTTTAAAGGATGGTTTATTAAAACATCTCAGGGTGCTTTTGAGCCTGAATCGGCCACCCTTATGGATTTCCGGATCAAACAGGAGCCAGGAGAGGCACGTTTCATTTATATTCTTCCCTTCTCAGAAAACGAAGCCCTGATAGAGTTTACTGTTTTTTCACCCGCACTTCTACCTCCTGAATCCTACAATCAGGCACTACGTAGCTATATCTCAGAATATACATCTATTAAAGAGCCCTTTAAAATTACTCATCAGGAGTTTGGTTCTATTCCTATGAGTGAGATGCAATTTGATAGGGTAGAGGGTAATATATTCCATATTGGTACTGCAGGTGGAATGGCCAAAGCCTCCACGGGCTATACATTTACCCGTATCCAAAAGGAGGCCGATGCTTTAGTGAGATTGCTTGAAGCCGGTAAAAAACCTATTGTGCCCCCGGGTAGTAAAAGATTCAGGTTATATGACAGCACCCTTTTGGATGTAATGGCAAACGAACGCTACCCTGCGGCGGATGTTTTTAGTACACTGTTTAAAAAAAATTCTCCGGCCACAGTCCTGAAGTTTTTGGATGAAGATACAACTATCCTTCAGGATATCAGGGTGATGGCTACTGTTCCCCTCTGGCCTTTTCTTTCAGGTATGTTATCCTCTCTGCGCCGATACCAAACCTTTCGCTAA
- a CDS encoding universal stress protein — protein MKKLLLPTDFSGCAQNALNYALLISKKLQTDIHLLHVYPPVYNFSSGSEEYEQKQEEDANQKFDELQQKIWQREEFRRISITRETRKGDVISEIIDIAEKTQADLIVMGTLGAGGIKSIIGSNTSEVVHSAPVPVLSIPANFRPDKVRRMIFATDLNTMDIGAITTLAPIISKLKLPLEVVHVYPEHDEEEDMLYRGFVEKVKENIPTASITFHKINTDDVERGLARFTDDYGDAILTMTIYEKEFFHKLLSQDIAEEMVLGGTTPMLVLRGKK, from the coding sequence ATGAAAAAGCTTTTACTACCAACCGATTTTTCAGGATGCGCTCAAAATGCTCTTAATTACGCCCTCCTGATCAGTAAAAAATTGCAGACGGACATACATTTGCTACATGTATACCCCCCGGTTTACAATTTTTCCTCAGGTTCTGAAGAATATGAACAGAAGCAGGAGGAGGATGCTAATCAAAAATTCGACGAATTACAGCAAAAAATATGGCAGCGGGAGGAATTCAGACGTATCTCTATTACGCGTGAGACACGAAAGGGAGACGTGATTTCCGAGATAATAGATATTGCAGAAAAGACTCAGGCGGATCTGATTGTGATGGGAACGCTTGGAGCCGGTGGTATCAAAAGCATAATCGGAAGTAATACTTCTGAAGTTGTCCACAGCGCTCCTGTCCCGGTACTTTCCATTCCCGCCAATTTTCGGCCGGACAAAGTAAGGAGAATGATTTTTGCCACTGACCTGAATACCATGGATATTGGCGCGATAACTACCCTTGCGCCAATTATCAGTAAGCTGAAACTACCGCTGGAGGTAGTGCATGTATATCCGGAACATGACGAGGAGGAAGATATGTTGTACCGGGGGTTTGTAGAAAAAGTGAAAGAAAATATACCTACAGCCTCAATCACTTTCCATAAGATAAATACAGATGATGTAGAAAGAGGACTTGCCAGGTTTACTGATGATTATGGAGATGCTATTCTTACAATGACTATATATGAAAAGGAGTTTTTTCACAAGTTACTTAGTCAGGATATTGCCGAAGAGATGGTACTGGGCGGCACAACTCCTATGCTTGTGCTCCGGGGCAAGAAATAA